DNA from Krasilnikovia cinnamomea:
CGAGGAGCGGCTGGCGGCGGGGCGGCGCCTGGTCGCGGCCATGTTCACCCGCCTCGGGGTGTTCGAGGGCGCCGAGGCCGAACGCATGGCGGCGCGGCTGCTGCTGGCCGCGCCGGACGACGATTACGCGTGGCGGCGTGACCCGGAGCGCGGCTGGGTGTTCGGTGGCGCGTACCCGTGCTACTCCAACCGCAACGCCGAGCACGGCAGCTTCCCGTTCGCGCGGTGGGCCGAGTTCCGGACCCTGCTCGGGGTCACCGGCTGACGGGGCTAGTGGCCGCCACGGTAGCGGGCCATCTTGTCCCGGGCGCCGCAGGTGCGCATCGAGCACCACCGCCGGGCCCCGGCCCGGGACGTGTCGATGAACAGCAGCGAGCACTCGGGGTTGTCGCACTCGCGCAGCCGTGCGCCGTCCGCGCCGCCGATCACCTCGACCGCGTCCCGGGCGATCAGCGCCAGCAGCGCGGGCATGGTCACGTGTGAGGGCCGCGCGTGCAGCCCGTCCGCCGTGAGGCGCAGCTCCAGCGCCGGTGGCGGCTTCGTGGCCCACGCGTTGACGACGTCGATGTCGGCCGTCGCGGGGCGCCCGCTCCGGCTCAGCCGCGCGGTCATCAGCCGGTAGACCGCCTCGCGCAGCAGGCGAGCCCGGCCCAGGTCGGCCGGCGTGACGCGGGGGGCGGTGGCGGCCAGCCCGGCCACGGTGCACCAGCGGCCCAGCGCGGCCGGGTCGATCAGGCGCTCGAATCCACCGTCGCGATGGCGCTTGCCCACCGTCGCGGTGAAGTCCACCGAGGGCCGCCCGCCCTCGAACCGGAAGTCACGCTCGTCGCCCACGGACCCAGGTTACCCGTTCGACAGGTAACCGAAGTCACCCTCTCCGTTACCCGTTCGACAGGTAACGTCACTCGGGTATCCAGCACACTCGATCGGGAGGTTTCATGAGGTTCGCGGTCATCGGGGTCGGCGGTCTCGGCGGATTCTTCGGTGGGCGGCTGGTGGCAGCCGGTCACGACGTCGAGTTCCTGGCCCGCGGCGCCCATCTCGCCGCACTGCGCCGCGACGGACTCGCCCTCGTCGGCCCCGACGGCGATGTCACCAGCACACCGGTACGCGCCACCGACGACCCACGCGACATCGGCCGGGTCGACGCCGTGCTGCTCGCCGTGAAGACCTGGCAGCTCGACGGTGCGCTCGCCGCCCTGCCGCCACTGCTCGGCCCGGACTCCGCGGTCATCACCACACAGAACGGCGTCGAGGCGCCCGGGCAGGTGGCGGAGGCGGTCGGCCGCGACGCCGTCCTGCCGGGCGTCGCGAAGGTGATCGCCATGCTGGACCGGCCCGCCGTGGTGTGCCACGTCGGCGGCCTCGGCTCGCTCGACTTCGCGGAGTGGGACAACGCGCCGACCGCGCGGGCGCAGCGGATTCGGGCCGCCCTCGCCGCCGCCGGCATCCGCACGACGGCACCGGCGGACATCTGGCGCGAGCTGTGGGCCAAGTTCCTGTTCGTGGTGCCGTTCGGCGGGCTCGGCGCGGTCACCGACGCGCCGTTCGGGGTGCTGCGCGAGCGTCCCGGCACGCGCCGGCTGCTGGAACATGGCATGGCCGAGATCGAGCAGCTGGCCCGCGCCCACGACGTCGCCCTGCCCGCCGACATCGTGCCGACGACGATGGAGTTCCTCGACCGGCAACCGGCCGCGGGCACGTCGTCACTGCACCGCGACATCCAGGCGGGACGACCCTCCGAACTCGACGCGTGGACCGGAGCCGTGGTGCGCCTCGGCGCCCGTACCGGAACCCCCACGCCGGTCAACGGCGTCATCCACGAGATCCTGAGCCTGCGCGAGGCGCAACGGTCCGTGGCCGCCTGAACACGGCGCATCCCCGGCTGTTGGATGGCTCACCCGCAGCGACGATCTTCTCTGCTGTCGATCATCGATGCTCTACAGTTCGGTCGCTGTTCACACGGGGGAACGGAATCTGCAGATCGTGCGCGTCTCGGTGCGGGTTCTGGCCGCCGTACTCGCCGGAGCGGGTCCGGTGGCCGCCACGGCTCAGCACGCCGTCGTCGGTGGGATCCGGCTCCCGAAGGAGGATCGATGACGAGACGATGGTTCGTTCGCTCTGTGGCACTGGTGGGAGCGCTGGCGGTGACCACCGTGTGGGCAGGGGTACCGGCCCACGGTGCCGACACGGCTGTGGACAGTGCCCACGCCTTCGCGGCGAAGATCGAGGTCGGCGCGCCGGGCAGCACCGACGCGCGCGGCTGCAGCGGCGCCTTGGTACACCCCCAGTGGGTCATCACGTCAGCCGCCTGCTTTGCCCGGCCCGGATCCCCCGTTCCCACCGGTGCCCCCCAGCTGGCCACCACCGTGATCGTGGGACGCCCCGACCTGTCCACCCGCGCGGGGCACGCCCTCGCTGCGGTACAGGTCGTGGCCCATCCCGACCGTGATGTCGCGGTCGTCAAGCTGGCCGCCCCGGTTACCGGCGTGAAACCGGTGACCCTCGGCACGGGCGCGCCCGCTGCCGGAGAAGTGCTGCAGGTCGCCGGGTACGGGCGTACGCGAACCGAGTGGGTGCCCACCCACCAGCATGCCAGCGAGTTCACCGTCGGCTCCAGCACCGCGACGTCGGCGGAGCTGGTCAACCGGCCCGGAGCCACGGTCTGCAAGGGTGACGCGGGCGCCCCAGTGCTGCGCGGTGCGGCCGGCGCGCCGAGCCTCGTGGCCGTTGCCACCGGGAGCGGTCAGCGCGGCTGCCTCGCCGTGGCCGACGACGCACCCACCGGTGCGACGAGCGCGCGCGTCGACGATCTCCGCTCCTGGATCTGGCAGAACACCGCGCAGTTGCCGCCGAGTCAGGGCGCCGACCCCGAGGCCGCGAGCGGCCGGTGGGCGGACTTCGACGGCGACGGCAAGGCCGACTACATCGTCATCGACGACGGTGGCGCGGTCCGAGTGTTCCTGAACCGTGGCGGCGGCTTCGACGGCTGGCAGAGCCTGGGCGTGGTGGCGACGGGTGTGGTCAGTGACCGGACGAAGGTTCGGTGGGCGGACTTCGATGGTGACCGTAAGGCCGACTACTTGGTGTTCGCCGACAACGGGGCGCTCAGTGTGTTCCTGAACCGTGGTGGGGATGGTCGTGGTGGCTGGCAGAACCTGGGTCTGGTGGCGACGGGTGCGGTCAGTGACCGGACGAAGGTTCGGTGGGCGGACTTCGATGGTGACCGTAAGGCCGACTATTTCGTGTTCGCCGACAACGGGGCGATCAGTGTGTTCCTGAACCGTGGTGGGGATGGTCGTGGTGGCTGGCAGAACCTGGGTCTGGTGGCGACGGGTGCGGTCAGTGACCGGACGAAGGTTCGGTGGGCGGACTTCGATGGTGACCGTAAGGCCGACTATTTCGTGTTCGCCGACAACGGGGCGATCAGTGTGTTCCTGAACCGTGGTGGGGACGGTCGTGGTGGCTGGCAGAACCTGGGCCTCGTCGCGACGGGTGCCATCAGCGACCGCACCAAGATTCGCTGGGCCGACTTCGACGGCGACGGCAAGGACGACTACCTCATCGCCAACGAGGACGGCTCGGTCCGGGTCTTCCTGAACCGTGGCGGCGACGGCCGCGGCGGCTGGGGCAAGGACACCACCATCGCGTCATAAGCCCCGTCCTCCGGTCCCGAAAACAATGACCCCCGAGCGCTGAGCGCTCGGGGGTCATTCGTGCGAGCCAGGGCTCTGAACGTGACCGTCTGGTTGGTCGGGGTGAACGTCACGCCCGGACTGAACGTGACGGTCTTGCTGACCGTGTAGACGAGATCGGCGGCGGCGAGGTGTGCATCGTGTTCCTCCTCCAGCAGGAGCGCCGAGAACACCCGTGCCCTGCGTTGGACGCAAAACGGCTGGCCGTGGCCCGGAACTCGTGCCTGAGGCCCGCATCGTGGTATCGACGGCGTGGCGCCGGGCGCTGTGTGGCATACCCAACCGGCACGCTAACAAGGTTCGAGAGATCGATCTGCGAAACCGGGGAACGGTCCGGCGAGGCCCCTCCCGGTTCGTCTCATCAGACGTTGACGCCGAGTGCGGTGGCCAGCCGGGGCGACGCCCTCACCCCGGCGGGTTAGCGACTGCTTGTGGTGCCCGTTGCCGCCGGGCGAGCGTGTGCCATGTCAGCTTCATGTGGGAGGGGTCCGGTAACCGGTTCTTCCCTGAGCGTCAAGGGGCGGCATGGGTTGATGTTGCGCCGCCCATGTTGTGAGTGCGGGTTGTCGAGCGCACCCTGTGACTGTCGCTACTCCCGATCTGAATGTGCCTCCAGTGACAAATCCTGCTATCCAGTTAGGACAGCGGGGCTCGCGCATCGTTGCGCAGGTGGGGACGACGTTTTTGGGACAGAGACGTTCGTGTTTCGGATAACGGGCCGCTCGATCTTCCGGTGCCGCTATCGTTGTTTTTTGGCGCGTGGCGAACTAAATCCCGGCGCCGCAATCCCATGCTTCGCGCGGCCCCCAGGGGTGTGGGTGCGGCTGCGCCGGTTTCCCGAAAGCGGGTGTCTTTCCCATGTTCCAGAACACTCGACGGCGGCTGGTCATGGCCGCCACCACCGCGGTCGCCCTGACCGGTTTCACGGCCCTGGCCGCGTCCCCGGCGTACGCGGCAGCGCCGGCCAACGACGATTTCGCCAACGCCCAAGTCCACACATCGAGCTTCACCGACAGCCTGAACACCGCGGAGGCCACCACCGAATCCGGTGAGGTCACAGCGGTCTGCACAGAATTCTTCCCCTTCGAGATCGGAAAGTCGGTCTGGTACGAGGTCACCCCGGCCGCATCTGGAGAGCTGCTGGTCACCGTCGACAACCCGCAGTTCAACAGCGCTGGGAACATCTACACGGGATCGGATCTGAACTCGCTCACCCTGGTGAGCGACGGCTGCCAGTTCTTCGGCGCCAGCGCGACTGTCACCGCCTCCACGACGTACTGGATTCAGGTCGCCGGCGTCAACTTCGGCGAAGGAGTGGAGTCTGGCCCGCTCGACCTGACCGTGACCGTGCCGGCCGCACCCGCAGGTGCGGATGTGTCGGCGTCGGTGTCCGACTCGGCGGACCCGGTCTCCGTCGGTGGTGACGGCTACTCCTACACCGTGGCCGTGGCCAACGGCGGCCCGTCCGGCGCCACCGGGGTCAGCCTGTCGGTCCCGGTGACCGGCACCGCCTCGTCCGGTACGGCGATCCTGTCCACCTCCACCAGCCAAGGCTCCTGCTCCACCTCGAGTCTGACCGTGACCTGCTCGCTGGGCAGCATCGCCGCCTCCGGCTCCGCCAGCGTCACGATCAACGTGTCACCCGGCTCCACCACCGGCACCCTGACCGCCACCGCCACCGTGTCGGCCAACGAGTCCGACTCCAACTCGGGTAACAACACCGACGCCGAGTCCACCACGATCAACAACGCGAACGGCTGCACGATCTACGGCACCAACGGCAACGACACCATCAACGGCACCAACAGCGCCGACGTCATCTGCGCCCTGGCCGGCAACGACACCATCAACGGCGACAACGGCAACGACACCATCTACGCCGGACCCGGCAACGACTCCAGCTACGGCGAAGACATCCTCAGCATCCTCGACAACGGCGCCGACACCCTCTACGGCGGCACCGGCGACGACAACCTCAACGGCCAGAACGGCAACGACACCCTCTACGACCACACCGGCACCGACACCCTGTCCGGCGGCAACGGCAACGACAACATCGACACCCAGGACAGCGTGTCCGGCGACACCGCCAACGGCGGCCTCGGCACCGACACCTGCACCGTCGACAGCGGCGACACCACCAGCGGCTGCTAACTGCTAATCCCTGCACCACCGGCACACCAAAGGCTCCCTGCCCGGCCGAGGCAGGGAGCCTTCCCGGCCACCTGAACCCAACGTGAAACAGGCCCGATCCGCACGCGGCCCGCCTCGCAGCAGACCTATCGATGTCTTTGAATGACACGGCCAAGGCTCCGGGATGGCCGGTTCTGACGGTCCACCGCGGCCCCGTGGACGGCCTCAGCTGTGCGTCGCGTCTAAATCAGACGGATGACTCTGAGGGTGGCTGCGAAAGGCAGGGTGAAGCTCCGGTGGCCGGGAGGTCATGCAATTTGCATTTCGTCCACATGGATCTTTGAAGTCCACTAGCGTTGTTGCTTGGCGCTTGGCGAACTAAATCCCGGCGCCACGATCCCATT
Protein-coding regions in this window:
- a CDS encoding calcium-binding protein, whose amino-acid sequence is MFQNTRRRLVMAATTAVALTGFTALAASPAYAAAPANDDFANAQVHTSSFTDSLNTAEATTESGEVTAVCTEFFPFEIGKSVWYEVTPAASGELLVTVDNPQFNSAGNIYTGSDLNSLTLVSDGCQFFGASATVTASTTYWIQVAGVNFGEGVESGPLDLTVTVPAAPAGADVSASVSDSADPVSVGGDGYSYTVAVANGGPSGATGVSLSVPVTGTASSGTAILSTSTSQGSCSTSSLTVTCSLGSIAASGSASVTINVSPGSTTGTLTATATVSANESDSNSGNNTDAESTTINNANGCTIYGTNGNDTINGTNSADVICALAGNDTINGDNGNDTIYAGPGNDSSYGEDILSILDNGADTLYGGTGDDNLNGQNGNDTLYDHTGTDTLSGGNGNDNIDTQDSVSGDTANGGLGTDTCTVDSGDTTSGC
- a CDS encoding CGNR zinc finger domain-containing protein, with the protein product MGDERDFRFEGGRPSVDFTATVGKRHRDGGFERLIDPAALGRWCTVAGLAATAPRVTPADLGRARLLREAVYRLMTARLSRSGRPATADIDVVNAWATKPPPALELRLTADGLHARPSHVTMPALLALIARDAVEVIGGADGARLRECDNPECSLLFIDTSRAGARRWCSMRTCGARDKMARYRGGH
- a CDS encoding FG-GAP-like repeat-containing protein yields the protein MTRRWFVRSVALVGALAVTTVWAGVPAHGADTAVDSAHAFAAKIEVGAPGSTDARGCSGALVHPQWVITSAACFARPGSPVPTGAPQLATTVIVGRPDLSTRAGHALAAVQVVAHPDRDVAVVKLAAPVTGVKPVTLGTGAPAAGEVLQVAGYGRTRTEWVPTHQHASEFTVGSSTATSAELVNRPGATVCKGDAGAPVLRGAAGAPSLVAVATGSGQRGCLAVADDAPTGATSARVDDLRSWIWQNTAQLPPSQGADPEAASGRWADFDGDGKADYIVIDDGGAVRVFLNRGGGFDGWQSLGVVATGVVSDRTKVRWADFDGDRKADYLVFADNGALSVFLNRGGDGRGGWQNLGLVATGAVSDRTKVRWADFDGDRKADYFVFADNGAISVFLNRGGDGRGGWQNLGLVATGAVSDRTKVRWADFDGDRKADYFVFADNGAISVFLNRGGDGRGGWQNLGLVATGAISDRTKIRWADFDGDGKDDYLIANEDGSVRVFLNRGGDGRGGWGKDTTIAS
- a CDS encoding 2-dehydropantoate 2-reductase, with the translated sequence MRFAVIGVGGLGGFFGGRLVAAGHDVEFLARGAHLAALRRDGLALVGPDGDVTSTPVRATDDPRDIGRVDAVLLAVKTWQLDGALAALPPLLGPDSAVITTQNGVEAPGQVAEAVGRDAVLPGVAKVIAMLDRPAVVCHVGGLGSLDFAEWDNAPTARAQRIRAALAAAGIRTTAPADIWRELWAKFLFVVPFGGLGAVTDAPFGVLRERPGTRRLLEHGMAEIEQLARAHDVALPADIVPTTMEFLDRQPAAGTSSLHRDIQAGRPSELDAWTGAVVRLGARTGTPTPVNGVIHEILSLREAQRSVAA